One window of the Salvia miltiorrhiza cultivar Shanhuang (shh) chromosome 6, IMPLAD_Smil_shh, whole genome shotgun sequence genome contains the following:
- the LOC130987565 gene encoding uncharacterized protein LOC130987565 isoform X1, translating to MNMKREKNTHMSLLSGCTWLHAPLFQCGISSAQPSSTFCCCNLPMATSCRIAVVGDVHDDWSLEEDTKALQLLKPDLVLFTGDFGNENADLVESISNVDFAKAVILGNHDAWNTQKFSARYSTHICCDWQECFLFLCGATREKDAVQLQLESLGDEHVGYRRMDFPNLKLSIVGGRPFSCGGQQVFRKKLLTARYGIHDMDGSANRIYHAALGTPADHSVIFLAHNGPTGLGSGLDDICGKDWIPGGGDHGDPDLALAISQLKETTKLSIKLVVFGHMHKELAFGNGLRKMIVVGDDNTVYLNGAVVPRVKIIGKEQAVASGTLRAFTVADISDGSLEKITETWVSVIGDEVRVEDELVLLSKGATL from the exons ATGAATATGAAGCGTGAGAAAAATACACACATGTCACTTCTCAGCGGTTGCACGTGGTTACACGCGCCACTGTTTCAGTGTGGAATCTCCTCTGCCCAACCGTCGTCTACCTTCTGTTGCTGCAACCTTCCTATGGCTACCTCCTGTCGAATCGCCGTCGTCGGCGACGTC CATGATGATTGGAGCTTAGAAGAGGATACCAAGGCTCTGCAACTGTTGAAG CCGGATCTCGTGCTGTTCACAG GTGATTTTGGCAATGAGAATGCTGATCTTGTTGAAAGTATTTCAAATGTTGATTTTGCAAAAGCAGTGATTTTGGGAAACCATGATGCTTGGAACACCCAGAAGTTCTCTGCGAG ATACTCAACACATATATGCTGTGATTGGCAAGaatgtttcctttttttatgTGGGGCAACAAG GGAAAAAGACGCTGTTCAACTGCAGCTTGAATC CCTTGGCGATGAGCATGTTGGCTACCGACGAATGGATTTTCCAAATCTGAAGTTGAGTATAGTTGGTGGACGGCCGTTTTCTTGTGGTGGTCAACAGGTGTTTCGGAAAAAACTTCTTACTGCTAG ATATGGCATCCATGATATGGATGGAAGCGCGAATAGGATTTATCACGCTGCTTTAGGAACTCCTGCGGATCATTCAGTTATATTTCTTGCTCATAACGGGCCTACAG GCCTAGGTTCTGGTTTGGATGATATATGCGGAAAGGATTGGATACCTGGAGGTGGTGATCATGGCGACCCTG ACTTGGCGCTCGCAATATCCCAACTAAAAGAGACCACCAAATTGTCAATCAAGTTGGTAGTGTTTGGTCACATGCATAAAGAGCTGGCCTTTGGAAATGGTCTTCGAAAAATGATAGTGGTCGGGGATGACAACACCGTGTACCTCAATGGGGCTGTTGTTCCAAGGGTTAAAATAATCGGCAAAGAACAAGCCGTTGCATCGGGCACTCTACGAGCCTTCACGGTTGCTGATATATCAGATGGCAGCTTGGAGAAAATAACTGAAACTTGGGTTTCAGTCATCGGAGACGAAGTCAGAGTCGAGGATGAGCTCGTATTGCTTAGCAAAGGAGCGACGCTGTAG
- the LOC130987565 gene encoding uncharacterized protein LOC130987565 isoform X2, with product MNMKREKNTHMSLLSGCTWLHAPLFQCGISSAQPSSTFCCCNLPMATSCRIAVVGDVHDDWSLEEDTKALQLLKPDLVLFTGDFGNENADLVESISNVDFAKAVILGNHDAWNTQKFSAREKDAVQLQLESLGDEHVGYRRMDFPNLKLSIVGGRPFSCGGQQVFRKKLLTARYGIHDMDGSANRIYHAALGTPADHSVIFLAHNGPTGLGSGLDDICGKDWIPGGGDHGDPDLALAISQLKETTKLSIKLVVFGHMHKELAFGNGLRKMIVVGDDNTVYLNGAVVPRVKIIGKEQAVASGTLRAFTVADISDGSLEKITETWVSVIGDEVRVEDELVLLSKGATL from the exons ATGAATATGAAGCGTGAGAAAAATACACACATGTCACTTCTCAGCGGTTGCACGTGGTTACACGCGCCACTGTTTCAGTGTGGAATCTCCTCTGCCCAACCGTCGTCTACCTTCTGTTGCTGCAACCTTCCTATGGCTACCTCCTGTCGAATCGCCGTCGTCGGCGACGTC CATGATGATTGGAGCTTAGAAGAGGATACCAAGGCTCTGCAACTGTTGAAG CCGGATCTCGTGCTGTTCACAG GTGATTTTGGCAATGAGAATGCTGATCTTGTTGAAAGTATTTCAAATGTTGATTTTGCAAAAGCAGTGATTTTGGGAAACCATGATGCTTGGAACACCCAGAAGTTCTCTGCGAG GGAAAAAGACGCTGTTCAACTGCAGCTTGAATC CCTTGGCGATGAGCATGTTGGCTACCGACGAATGGATTTTCCAAATCTGAAGTTGAGTATAGTTGGTGGACGGCCGTTTTCTTGTGGTGGTCAACAGGTGTTTCGGAAAAAACTTCTTACTGCTAG ATATGGCATCCATGATATGGATGGAAGCGCGAATAGGATTTATCACGCTGCTTTAGGAACTCCTGCGGATCATTCAGTTATATTTCTTGCTCATAACGGGCCTACAG GCCTAGGTTCTGGTTTGGATGATATATGCGGAAAGGATTGGATACCTGGAGGTGGTGATCATGGCGACCCTG ACTTGGCGCTCGCAATATCCCAACTAAAAGAGACCACCAAATTGTCAATCAAGTTGGTAGTGTTTGGTCACATGCATAAAGAGCTGGCCTTTGGAAATGGTCTTCGAAAAATGATAGTGGTCGGGGATGACAACACCGTGTACCTCAATGGGGCTGTTGTTCCAAGGGTTAAAATAATCGGCAAAGAACAAGCCGTTGCATCGGGCACTCTACGAGCCTTCACGGTTGCTGATATATCAGATGGCAGCTTGGAGAAAATAACTGAAACTTGGGTTTCAGTCATCGGAGACGAAGTCAGAGTCGAGGATGAGCTCGTATTGCTTAGCAAAGGAGCGACGCTGTAG
- the LOC130987563 gene encoding class V chitinase CHIT5b-like has protein sequence MGAVCCIYALLMALCASSSIAIKGVYYPSWSDVDPSSIKTKLYTHIYYAFLTPHIATFQFQIDQTQAQLLLNFTSTLHAKKPPLTTLFSVGGAAEGTALFSRLAATPSSRAAFIHSSIQLARKFGFDGVDLDWEFPLNPREMEDFGYLLEEWRAEVQKEAAAAGRAPLLLTAAVYYSADTFLNGEARAYPAGPVARSLDWINVMNYDYHGAWNKTVTGAQAALFDPSSDLSTSYGLGSWIRVGVPREKLIMGLPLYGRTWRLKDRRFHGVGEAAVDVGPGWNGTGVLTYAEVVAFNRANKAKVVYDVATVSVYSVAGDYWVDYDDKRTVGAKIGYARSLGLRGYFFWDISGDYKWSISKTASKLWHL, from the exons ATGGGCGCAGTCTGCTGCATCTACGCATTATTGATGGCTCTCTGCGCGTCTTCATCCATTGCCATCAAAGGCGTGTATTACCCTTCATGGTCTGACGTGGACCCCTCCTCCATCAAAACCAAGCTTTACACACACATCTACTACGCATTTCTCACTCCACACATCGCCACCTTCCAATTCCAAATTGACCAAACACAAGCTCAACTCCTCCTCAACTTCACCTCCACTCTCCATGCAAAGAAACCTCCCCTCACCACACTCTTCTCCGTCGGCGGCGCCGCCGAGGGCACCGCCCTCTTCTCCCGCCTCGCCGCCACCCCCTCTTCTCGCGCCGCCTTCATTCACTCCAGCATACAACTCGCAAGAAAATTCGG ATTTGATGGAGTTGATTTGGATTGGGAGTTCCCTCTAAATCCGAGGGAGATGGAGGATTTCGGATACCTGCTGGAGGAGTGGCGCGCGGAGGTGCagaaggaggcggcggcggcggggcgGGCGCCGCTCCTCCTGACGGCGGCGGTGTACTACTCCGCCGACACGTTCCTGAATGGCGAGGCGCGGGCGTACCCGGCGGGGCCGGTGGCGAGGAGCCTGGACTGGATCAACGTCATGAACTACGACTACCACGGCGCGTGGAACAAAACCGTCACGGGCGCGCAGGCTGCGCTCTTCGACCCGAGCAGCGACCTGAGCACGAGCTACGGGCTCGGGTCGTGGATCCGGGTCGGGGTGCCCCGGGAGAAGCTGATCATGGGGCTGCCCCTCTACGGGAGGACGTGGCGGCTCAAGGACCGCAGGTTCCACGGCGTCGGCGAGGCCGCCGTGGACGTGGGGCCCGGGTGGAACGGGACGGGCGTGCTGACCTATGCTGAGGTGGTGGCGTTTAATAGGGCCAACAAGGCGAAGGTGGTGTATGACGTGGCGACGGTGTCGGTGTACTCGGTGGCAGGCGATTATTGGGTGGACTACGATGATAAGAGGACTGTGGGGGCCAAGATCGGTTATGCTCGAAGCCTTGGCCTGCGTGGCTACTTCTTTTGGGATATTAGTGGTGATTATAAGTGGAGCATTTCCAAAACAG CGTCAAAATTGTGGCATCTCTGA
- the LOC130990021 gene encoding protein FAR1-RELATED SEQUENCE 5-like, protein MDFSSDLELKPRIGMQFDSLDEVWMFWVQYGGKSGFGVRKHYSNKNKKTGHITSYKYVCCKEGIRKADKRDSLALNPRLETRTDCKVRLGVTYIDGKYKINEFIEEHNHPLHLPETVHMLSSQRKITEIQAHEIDLAEDAGLRQKSAYNLLIRRAGGRDGIGYTMLDAKNYLRSKRQRSMVYGEAGCLMRYFQQKLSENPSFYHANQMDMEEQITNVFWADARMLIDYEYFGDVVSLDTTYCTNRANRPLAIFSGFNHHRKAVIFGASLLYDETAASFKWLFETFLEAHKQKKPFTVFTDQDQAMAKALHEVLPETAHGLCTWHLMQNGIKHLGNLMKEGSRFLTDFKRCMYSFDDQAQFEEAWSSLLTQYSLQDNTWLKHVYSVKEKWAGCYMNAFTLGMRSTQLSESVNSDIKKCMKPNLNIMQFFNNFEQVVEEKRYSELMCDFEARQKLPRLSLESSPMLQQLSKVYTPSVFDLFQKEFVLFAAAYVKHKQETPSSFEYVIGLINHDREWRVTHDPNTKMLICSCRRFEMVGLICCHIVKVYDVMDIKILPEHYILKRWTREARSGVVQDYAGNEVEEDPKLQSTERYRKLCRMLIRLATEACIYPSTFSLVHETMHDLSKKVMEMRLMEDGQENENSVRTSPSISSMPSRGFKQRIGMKGSKRLKSWVELQSKRNKTNHRVKNLGAKSALSASCSTPPEPNVCLQRATNQFSFTDLLTAPLHQSLHYVDGMYFNGDTSSVNIQDQDF, encoded by the exons atggatTTTAGTTCAGATTTAGAGTTGAAGCCTAGAATTGGTATGCAATTTGATAGCTTGGATGAGGTTTGGATGTTTTGGGTGCAATATGGAGGGAAATCAGGATTTGGAGTGAGAAAACATTACAGTAACAAGAACAAGAAAACTggtcatataacatcatacaaatATGTTTGTTGTAAGGAGGGTATTCGTAAAGCAGACAAAAGAGATTCTTTGGCACTCAATCCTCGACTTGAAACCCGAACAGATTGTAAAGTAAGATTGGGAGTCACTTACATCGATGGtaagtataaaataaatgagtttATTGAAGAACACAATCATCCTCTCCATCTTCCCGAGACAGTTCATATGTTGTCTTCCCAACGTAAAATAACAGAAATTCAAGCACATGAGATTGATTTGGCAGAGGATGCTGGACTCAGACAGAAATCAGCTTATAATTTGTTGATTAGAAGAGCAGGGGGGAGAGATGGCATTGGTTACACCATGTTGGATGCTAAGAATTATCTACGTTCTAAAAGGCAAAGAAGCATGGTATATGGTGAAGCCGGTTGTCTAATGAGATATTTTCAACAAAAGTTATCTGAAAATCCTTCATTTTATCATGCTAATCAGATGGATATGGAAGAGCAGATAACTAATGTGTTTTGGGCAGATGCAAGAATGTTGATAGACTATGAGTATTTTGGTGATGTTGTGTCATTAGATACCACATATTGCACGAATCGTGCAAATAGACCGTTGGCTATATTTTCAGGTTTCAATCATCATAGAAAAGCTGTGATTTTTGGCGCATCACTTTTGTATGATGAGACGGCGGCGTCATTCAAATGGTTGTTCGAAACTTTTTTGGAAGCTCACAAGCAAAAAAAGCCCTTCACTGTCTTTACAGATCAAGATCAAGCTATGGCAAAGGCCTTACACGAGGTACTGCCCGAGACAGCTCATGGATTATGTACATGGCACTTAATGCAAAATGGCATCAAACACTTAGGAAATTTGATGAAAGAAGGATCACGTTTTTTAACAGATTTTAAGAGATGTATGTATAGCTTTGATGATCAGGCCCAATTTGAGGAGGCTTGGAGTAGCTTATTGACACAATATAGTCTCCAAGACAACACATGGTTGAAACATGTTTATAGTGTAAAGGAGAAATGGGCTGGTTGCTACATGAATGCGTTCACGCTTGGGATGAGAAGCACACAACTTAGTGAGAGTGTCAATTCCGATATCAAGAAGTGCATGAAGCCCAACTTGAACATTAtgcaattttttaataattttgagCAGGTTGTGGAGGAGAAGAGATATAGTGAGCTAATGTGTGATTTTGAAGCACGCCAGAAATTGCCTAGATTGAGTTTAGAGAGTTCTCCGATGTTGCAACAACTTTCCAAGGtttatactccatctgtctTTGATCTATTTCAAAAAGAGTTTGTTTTATTTGCAGCTGCCTACGTAAAGCATAAACAAGAAACTCCATCATCCTTTGAATATGTTATTGGATTGATCAATCATGATAGAGAATGGAGGGTGACACATGATCCTAATACAAAGATGCTTATATGTAGTTGTCGAAGATTTGAGATGGTTGGATTAATATGTTGTCATATTGTGAAAGTGTATGATGTGATGGATATAAAAATACTTCCGGAGCATTATATTTTGAAAAGGTGGACAAGAGAAGCTAGGAGTGGTGTAGTACAAGACTATGCAGGTAATGAAGTTGAAGAAGATCCTAAATTACAAAGTACAGAGAGGTATCGAAAATTATGCCGGATGCTTATAAGATTGGCAACTGAAGCTTGTATTTACCCATCAACATTTTCCTTGGTGCATGAAACAATGCATGATTTGAGTAAGAAAGTGATGGAAATGCGTTTAATGGAGGATGGCCAAGAAAATGAGAATAGTGTGAGGACCTCTCCATCAATCTCTTCTATGCCATCAAGAGGATTCAAAcaaagaattggaatgaaaGGGTCGAAACGACTAAAGAGTTGGGTAGAACTTCAGTCAAAGCGAAACAAAACAAATCATAGAGTGAAG aaTCTTGGAGCAAAAAGTGCACTATCCGCTTCTTGTTCGACACCTCCAGAACCTAATGTGTGCCTTCAAAGAGCCACAAATCAATTTAGCTTCACCGATTTGTTGACG gcACCCCTTCATCAATCTTTACATTATGTTGATGGAATGTATTTCAATGGAGATACATCTAGTGTCAATATTCAAGATCAAGATTTTTGA
- the LOC130987567 gene encoding methyl-CpG-binding domain-containing protein 2-like, protein MYLQNNLFEAMEETDGVQAKKVWESVKLYTVRCGVCSKWRLIPSKHKYEEIRAKLGEEMFECATAREWRPQISCAHESDVEQDDGNFRWAMDKPNIPQTPPAWQRILRIRAEGGTKFADVYYVSPSNKRLRSMVELSRYLEENPRYEEDKIKVSHFSFQPPLPLDHKYVAKRQTRVQFASNTQNCGGKLEAPSQN, encoded by the exons atgtatTTGCAAAATAATTTGTTTGAAGCAATGGAGGAAACAGATGGCGTGCAAGCGAAGAAGGTGTGGGAATCGGTGAAGCTGTATACAGTTAGGTGTGGGGTATGCTCAAAGTGGCGACTGATCCCCTCAAAACACAAATACGAGGAGATTAGGGCAAAATTGGGGGAAGAGATGTTTGAATGCGCGACAGCTCGAGAGTGGAGGCCGCAGATCTCATGCGCTCATGAGTCGGATGTGGAGCAGGACGACGGGAACTTCCGGTGGGCCATGGATAAGCCCAACATTCCTCAGACTCCTCCGGCATGGCAGCGGATTCTAAGAATTAGGGCGGAAGGAGGCACAAAATTTGCTGACGT TTATTATGTTTCGCCCTCAAACAAGAGGCTACGATCCATGGTTGAGCTCAGCAG GTACCTGGAAGAGAATCCAAGGTATGAAGAAGATAAGATAAAGGTGTCGCACTTCTCATTTCAACCGCCGCTGCCGCTCGATCATAAATATGTTGCAAAACGGCAAACGA GAGTGCAGTTTGCATCGAATACTCAAAACTGCGGAGGAAAGCTTGAGGCGCCTTCTCAAAATTAA
- the LOC130987565 gene encoding uncharacterized protein LOC130987565 isoform X3, which translates to MIGDFGNENADLVESISNVDFAKAVILGNHDAWNTQKFSAREKDAVQLQLESLGDEHVGYRRMDFPNLKLSIVGGRPFSCGGQQVFRKKLLTARYGIHDMDGSANRIYHAALGTPADHSVIFLAHNGPTGLGSGLDDICGKDWIPGGGDHGDPDLALAISQLKETTKLSIKLVVFGHMHKELAFGNGLRKMIVVGDDNTVYLNGAVVPRVKIIGKEQAVASGTLRAFTVADISDGSLEKITETWVSVIGDEVRVEDELVLLSKGATL; encoded by the exons ATGATTG GTGATTTTGGCAATGAGAATGCTGATCTTGTTGAAAGTATTTCAAATGTTGATTTTGCAAAAGCAGTGATTTTGGGAAACCATGATGCTTGGAACACCCAGAAGTTCTCTGCGAG GGAAAAAGACGCTGTTCAACTGCAGCTTGAATC CCTTGGCGATGAGCATGTTGGCTACCGACGAATGGATTTTCCAAATCTGAAGTTGAGTATAGTTGGTGGACGGCCGTTTTCTTGTGGTGGTCAACAGGTGTTTCGGAAAAAACTTCTTACTGCTAG ATATGGCATCCATGATATGGATGGAAGCGCGAATAGGATTTATCACGCTGCTTTAGGAACTCCTGCGGATCATTCAGTTATATTTCTTGCTCATAACGGGCCTACAG GCCTAGGTTCTGGTTTGGATGATATATGCGGAAAGGATTGGATACCTGGAGGTGGTGATCATGGCGACCCTG ACTTGGCGCTCGCAATATCCCAACTAAAAGAGACCACCAAATTGTCAATCAAGTTGGTAGTGTTTGGTCACATGCATAAAGAGCTGGCCTTTGGAAATGGTCTTCGAAAAATGATAGTGGTCGGGGATGACAACACCGTGTACCTCAATGGGGCTGTTGTTCCAAGGGTTAAAATAATCGGCAAAGAACAAGCCGTTGCATCGGGCACTCTACGAGCCTTCACGGTTGCTGATATATCAGATGGCAGCTTGGAGAAAATAACTGAAACTTGGGTTTCAGTCATCGGAGACGAAGTCAGAGTCGAGGATGAGCTCGTATTGCTTAGCAAAGGAGCGACGCTGTAG